TTCCTAAACCCATTAATTTCTATGAAAatcatatctatattttaaaaaaataattatacggAAATTAGTGTTCAatgtttaataaaggcaacagtagtataccgatatTCAAAACTTGGATGTGACTTCATCAAAATtaagacacccccccccccccccccccccacaaccAATTAAGACTCATCCCCAAAAATTTGTaccaatatttaaacaaataaaaagtggAACAAATAAAATTGTACACACTTTAtaataaatccatggacaaaaaacaaaatcagggtaacaaactaaaactgagggaaacgcatttaatataagagaacaacgatacaacattaaaatgtaacacacatacaCAGAGAAATGTCATGTGTGTCATAAATCATCCCGTTGatcttttgtttgaaatttttctcaatttgttcttttatctttatcttttatagCATACTGAGTATACGGAATGGGATTTTTATCATTTCTGAAGGACTTCCGTTAAATTTAGTTGCCTATATTCATGTCATCTACCAACTAGTAGATAATTTTCTTTGTGTCAATAAATTTAAAGAATATCTTCTATTTACCATTTTGCAATTGATACCCTCATGGTTATGAAAGCTAAATAATGATCCGATGGCAGATCGTACTGTCACATTTATTTACCCTGTAAAACCACCTTCTTATAGCTATCAGAATAGTCCACTTGTAGCAAAATAAAACGAAATAATGCAAAGTTATtggttgtaaataaaacaaatgttaacGTTGCATTTGGTGAACCTTTTATGACTCCAATGCATTataaaattgagactggaaatggggaatgtgtcaaagagacaacaacacgaccatagaacagataacagcagaaggtcaccaaaatgTCTATCATGctgcgagaaactcccgcacccggattATGCACTCTCTTGTCATAAAATTTAGCAGAACAAAACTATACAAAGCTTAATGTGTCCAAACAGTATGGTTAAAagtttgtaaaatataatttaaccAATGTTttggtaaaatgttttaaatgagaATGCTTTTATCGAAATTCATTAATAATTTTATACGATCTTAGTGTATGCAATAGGCATAACTTGATTGAATTATGGCTGGAAAGCACTTCTGTACGATCGTGTAAAATCTCATGGGTAGTCAAGGTCATTACAATACCCACTCATCATCATCAGCACGTTCCTGTCAGTATACATGAGCTAAACATTATTAAGACCAGAGCTAAATCAAACCAATAACATAAGAAGCTTATTTGGTCTGAAATTTATCTGTGAGTAGTATTAAAAGTTATCATTATGCATTTTTACTAAAGATCAATGCTAATTATCATAGGTTCTGGAACGTCACAAAAGGGAAAACTTTAATTCATTGTTGTAATATTTTCATATGTGAACACACAATTGAACTGCTAAGGGAAAGGGGTAAGAAATGAACAGGTCGGTAATTACTTTCCTATAACTACCTAGAACACTAATTTGTTCATCTTACTTTCTATGTATAAGAGTTAACTAACTTTAAACTCTTATAACGCGTGTTAGTGAAGACATTATAAATCTATGTAGAGCTGAGGTTTTTGTATACTATTAttcgtttatataaaaaaaaaaaaaaaaacagttttcttATAACTAGTGAGTGGCCTGCTTGTATTGAGACTACTTTCAGCCACAACTTGCGTATATCATGAATGCCTCATGCGataaattaaggtggtacccaacactttcactaaaattaatttggctcgtttaattttcataaaattttgacaaagtatttactttgacccttaaacaagtatataaaaatttcaaaaattttgaaccaaccgttttgtcagaaaaattacactggttatatagcagtttgacaaacaacaattttgatcattgagaagcttaatattccctttacaacacaacgtaattaaaacgtttagctgattttacagagttatctccctgtagtgttaggtaccaccttatggcaacagtagtttacaaaTCTCAACTAAAAAGATATTAATTGACTGCATGCGAAGTATCTGAACAGTACGGTGCTTACTACAGTGGACAAGTCTTAAAATATACCGAGAAAGAATGAACTCAAGATGTCCTATTTACTCATTTTTCAGTCATTGTATACACGCTAggagtaaaatgactgttttaaGTTGAGAATTAAGAAACAATTGAATGAATTACAGAATATGACATTGTACAAATATGATATTGAACAATTAACTTACATCTAATGGTTGATGATTTGTCTGCATAAAATGCATGTACACTTTTTTTTGGCATTCTTCACAATGCTATAGTATTATAagtgtaaaatgttttattttaatacatgGATTTAAATGGGGTTCGTGTatattattctttagttttctatgttgtgtcatgtgtacttttaattgtctgtttgtctttattttttagccaaggcgttgtcggtttattttctatctattagTTTGACAGTCCCTATGGTaccttttgtccctcttttgaaGTTTTTATTGGTCCTGTATTATATCTTAATTGTTTTGTTGAATATTGTATAAAGCTATATTTTTCTAGTTCAAAATAATAGTCAGTGcttaatatttaatttgcaaagaGTCAATAAATGGTGTAATTCGATTTAAAACATAGTGAATGGTATATATAGCAAATCAAGATGGTATGACAATtgtcattatattttatttttgaatgtcaTACATGAAGGTCAGCGCAGTTCTCGTTATCTTACAACTGTCCTTATCTTTCATAACATTATATAATAATTGACAAAATGGGGAGTTGCACTGGAATATATTTCATTGCGTTTATGTATTTTGGATTAGGGAAGATGGAAACAGCTGCCAATCAAAATTTTGATGAGATGGTAGATTTTCGGGAAATCATCCGTGAAATAAAGACTGTAAAAGAGAAATTAAAATCAGCAACAATTgagattgaaaaattaaaagacCAGAACGACAACCTACAAACTGCCATGATAAAAATGGAAACGAAGCACACAGACGTATTGACCGAGATGAAAATTGACTTGGAAACATTAAAATCAATTTGCCAACATCAAGACGTTAGTGCCAAGAAATTACATAAAGACCGAAGTTTGCAATTATTCACGTACAATTTTACTGTTGAAGTTGAGAATCATACTAAAATCCATCCGTCGCCTGAATTTAAAGATGAGGATAAGGGCACATTGTTCAATATCGTTGAACCTAAAAGCAGGTTATATGAAGAAAAGCGTTTGCTTTTACCACAGTTAACTACTCCGGGTAAGTGACAGTAGTGTATCAGATATGATATCGACCGCCCAGAAGCATCGAATGCATAAACTCAAAATGGGGTCAAGATCAATATAACTTGAAAAGAGTGAGAAAAATATGTAGTTTTTACTAAAGATAATGGTACCATAACAAAATAGGGCTGGGAGGTGAGGATCGATCTTAACCCTTGGTCTTCACTACCTCTTACGATTTGaggatttttcaatattttgtgaaaagtggaagctattttttgtttactatataaaggtaaatagaatacaaaatgcTATTGTCTTGTTCAAACATTTAGTCAATGGTTGAGGTCATCACATCTCAACCATATACTCTCATGTTTGACGTGCCCAAGATAAATGTACTGATATATAAgacatatacattttatttatcatttacatTCATTACAAACTGACTAAGATATATAATGAGCTCATAAGGGTGTATATTATTTTACGGAATTAGTATTCATTGCTGTGTAATGTAATAACCTCTTTTACAAATCTTAAGTTGCTCCTATATACTTTGTTTATGCATTACAGGTGCAATTTTAACAAAAGTAGCGTTTTATGCAAGAGTCAAGGAGTCGATGCATGATCTAGGATTCAATCAAGCCATCAGTTTTGAATCCGTTGTTTTAGATACACACAATGCATTTCATGGAACATCGGGCGTATTCACAGCTCCACGTGCTGGAAATTATGCATTTTGGGGTAATGTGGTGTGTTACCCTAACAAGTACTTAGAATACTACCTTGTCAAGGATGGTGTCGAAATTACTGGAGGTCTCTGTGGCAATCAAAACTTCTGGGGATCATCTACCATTCTGGCTGCTTGTCAATTGGATACCGGAAACAAAGTATGGATTCATATGGACGGAAATGATCATAGTTCGGGGAATTTAATTTATCGCTTCCATACCAGTTTTCTCGGCTTTAGTTTGAATTGATATTTCTAATAAGGAATTCTAGCAAGAAAACTCTGGAACACAATTGAAGAAAATTAAAGTCGACACACTTTAACTGGTTTTTGTTGTAATTACAGGAGTTTTATTGAAGATTGGCAAACTGATGATTTTACAAAACGTCTTGATATTGAAATCATACTTTGGTTCTATAACTGAAAAAAATTGGTCTTTTTCTTAACATTAGGAAACATGGtttaaatgtcaatgagacaactattgaCATGAGACCAAAAGACGAAGATGTAAACAACCGGAGTACCCTCTACGGGGGTAATAAACCATGAAAACTGTCCATACCGTATTCATACCTTGTAACTTTTGAAAGTCTCAGCATGCATGACATAATCTGAAAAAATTcataagagaaaactaacgggggtaataaacaataaaaactgTCCATACCGTATTCATACCTTGTAACTTTTGAAAGTCTCAGCATGACATAatctgaaacaattcaaaagagaaaaccaacggggataatgaaatatgaaaactgttCATACCGTATTCATACACCGTATTCATACCTTGTAACTTTTGAAATCTCAGCATGACATAATCTGAAACAAACCTTTGTGAAATTGAATTTTCCAGCACTCTCAAGCAAACTTTTGTTTCGGACGTTGACCCGAGATAGACAGCGCCTTGAGAGTCATACAATCCTTCCCTCCAAGACCTGTAAGTTAAAATCAAAAGAAGTCAGAGTATCAAAACGAATGGTTATCAACAAACATCTGCATgacatatgttaaaaaaaacagatattcTTATCTTGTTTGTGAAAATTCCTTCCCATTTATGTTTTTCATTGGAAAACCATTACCCATTGAAACATTTACCAAGCTGCTGGTATCAAACAATCAACCTATGATATCTTTAGAAATAAACCAAAAACTATCGTCCGTCATAttctaaaaacaacaaaaaaagtaaaataaaaaaaatactgaactccgaggaaaattataaacggaaagttcctaatcaaatggcaaaatcaaaggataaaacacatcaaacgaatgggcaACAACTGTCTAATTCcagacttggtataggcattttcaaatgtagaaaatggtggcttgaacctggttttatagcgctaaacctctcacttttatgacagtcgcatcaaaatccgttatttttacaacgatgcgtgaacaaatcAGACAGAATCGGTTAAATATGCATAAAGATGTTTACCAATTGCTATATTACACCCGTGGATTGTACATGTACCCCATTGATGTAATTGACATTCCAAAAAGTGGCACAAAAAATGCTGGCATCTCTGTGTATACATTTAGTACTATTTATTTATATAGAAAGCGATCCCCAACAATACAAATCAACAACTTAAATAGGATCATTtcacatgtttattttatttggatggagagttgtctcaatggcactcacaccacatcttcctatatctatttgcttCAGGGTTTGTTACTCGTGCTGTGTGGATGCAGTAGAATGTGTCCCTGTGCTTGTagtgtatgcccttatattttCAGTTATTGGTTGTTTGCCTGTGAGACAGCTTtcacatgtttattttatttggatggagagttgtcttgttggcactcacaccacatcttcctatatctatatatgcaGCTTTAATGAACGAAAGAAAATACTTGTTGGCCCTGAGTTTTTTATGTAGCGACCAGACTTTGAACATTCCGTCTATGTATATCACATATTTACATAACTTTGTGTTGTAAGTTCGATAACTCAAGAAAATAACCTTCAAATAAGAATGTAGGTATTGgcatgattttaaaaatattgtttacaatttcttcaaatacatttaaaagtaTTGAATAGCAGTCACTGAGGGTGTAGTTTGGTATAAAAAAATACGCATTTGTACAAAGCCagggcagcactcgcacccgcaaagtggaaagggattaatataagtttcaaaaacttgtttcccaatccactataaataaatatgtttaaactattaaagttgttatcaattcgtatgatgtgtttgagcttctgattaCGGGCTTTCCGTTTTAacttttccttggagtttggtatttttgttattttactttttatgaaacAGGTAAGAcaaaaaatgtggtcaaattcaTAACGCGGAATCAGCTGAGATCATAAATATTGaattaacagtggcggatccagggggtggtcccACGGCGCACCGGACCACCCCTATGACgaacctcaatttttttttaaagtgtctattttttcaataactagctaattaacaaattaacaaattaacactTAAGATCAATCCTTTCATCGCATTAATTGGTTATGGATTACCTGGATACCTGGAGGTGTCACAATGATAGAATACGGATCAATGCGTTTCACCtgcatacatgtaattaaattgtcaaAACAGCTTGTCAACATGAAGAAGTTGACTTCTTATTttgaaaggtaaataaaaaaaaaaattgtatttttaagtGAAATTTCCATATATAATTGCATTGTCCAACTAACGGAGTCTCGTCtcggttttaaatttcatttatgtacattttgaaaaaacaatcattatgaatgaattaaattaaatttgtttatctatctctttgagcccccccccccctcctttccTCCTTTTCTCCCCCCTTTTCCTTCCTCAGAGCTTTAAATGTTTAAGCACGACTGACTGACCTACTATATATTTTAGGTCGTCAAGCTGCCCTAGTCCCAAACGCAAGTTGAAGCAAGATGACAATGTTCAGCCTAGAAAACGTCACAATTCAAATCTAGATGAACTTTGTGATAGTCGAGGGAGCTCATCTGAGGAGTCActttttgatacaattgttaAACCTTCATGTTCACACGCTTGAGACATTGCATTTTTCTACTAAATATGATGTTGgtaatttttcatataaacagCAACTCAGTGAAGAACCTCTTTTAGATATGGCCTATGCTCAAGACAGgcttacaaaacattttggtaaagACGGTAAAGAGGCCAAAATATCACATGGATTTTCTAGGGAAAAGGCACTCAATTTTCTTGCTGTGATGGAAAATACCAAAGATAATATTAGAACTCAATCAAACACAAAAAATGCCGAAGTTGTAAGAAAAAATCGCGAAATCTTGTCCTCTGTTATCAAATGTGTGATTTTATGTGGGAGGCAAAATTTGACTTTACGAGGGCACAGAGATGAATCCAAGCATATTGTTGACAAAAACACTAATATTGGCCTTGCTGAACTTTCATaccattcaatattcatttgggaccacccccaaatttttttctggatccgccactgattaagcatatttttttattctgcttaaatcatctctttttatGGACTTCGCttttttgaatttgccttggccctcagtatttttataattcgtttttgTACCGTTGTCTAGTGTTTCTATTGATAGTTTTGGCTATGTCTTCAGAAGATATATTGAATCTTGTTCAGagttttcatattttatctatcaaCAGTTATTGAGAAGTCTCGGATGTATTGGGAGCTAAAGATAGTAGTCCACAATGTGTAGCTCAATAAGATGGAAATGTATTTTATCCATCGACAAGAACGGAGAAATTCTAAATTTATAATTCCGAACTTTGGATTTATAGTCTTTATGCATCGACCCCATTAGaacaataacaatgtaaaacgtCTAGTACACTGGATGAGCTGTAAAAGCACATTGCCTTGAACGATTTAAACTATATATAGTAGTGTGTAACAACATGTGCCTGTACCTGTTGCTTCTATAATTTGTTGTTTGGTCTCAGACACTTTTTCCCTGCTGCCTCCATTCTTCTTGGGCAAATCAACATATCTATATCTCAGATTATTTCTTTTAACTGTAATCAAATATTGAATTAGTGCACTGACTCCTCGTTCCATAATTTGTAGTAACGTTGGCTTTATGCTCGAGTTTTTCTAACTGGAAATAAGATTCAGTAATCATTATGCTACTTTATTTGATACGtttataaagataaaaatcaTTTAGAAAAGTAATGAgattttctaaataaataaacaaagccaaaaataaatacaaatgtaaaaaaagtatatGCTGCAAATGGAGAGAAGATATCATGAATATGGTTTCTTTgtttgaagttttgttttaaagaatctTATACAAGTTTCTTTTTAGTGAAAGATAGTAAATTGGCATTGTTGTTCGTATGTAGTCAACAAGATGTTCAAAAACGTTTCATCATTCTGTTGAGACCGTTCAAAACGAAATACCATGTGCTTTTTCTATCCATGCAGACTGCTGATCATCATTAAATATATGATCGTCAATGTTACCATCATGATCATCCTGCAGTGCAAAGGAATGCTCTTCCTCTGCTCGAAATGATCAAACTGTCAAGTTACAAGTTCAACATGAAGTTAATTGAGCGGTGTACAAGCCAGTGACGGCTTTAATTGTAAGTTAATGAAAGTTATGTcttcttacataattaaaaagGCACAGACATACTGGACATATTCCAATCTTGGTCGAGCTCCTACTATTtcagtatacatacatgtatgcttCATACAGTAATGTGTAAACCCAATAAACAATTCAAGCTCTTTGTTCTATTCGGTTTCGGTAAATCATTTACCGTTTTAATATTTTCTGGATTCATGGAGATACCACCTGTTCCTACACTTTTCCCTATAACTTTGGCTTCTCTCAAGAACATCCCCGTTTTGGTAAAATATGTAATCGTATTTGTACATCCCGCAGACCCATtgttcctttttttcaaatttggttGACTGAAGGTGGGTTATGTTCGAAGTAGGATCTTTCTATACGCTCAGTCAACAGTTGAGGTCTAGACCGGCGTACAGTTTGATGTTATAGACTAAAAACAGAAGTTGTTTTTTGAATTCACATGCACCAGGTTTATTTAAAAGATCTCGATATTTCTAtgacaaatacaaacatattttgCAACTGTGGTTAAACATAATTACGCATATATAATTACGTTATACACCCTAATGAATGAGTATTTAAGAAGATAAttgaaatgacaaataaaaacaaacagtcATTGTGTCTAAACATCCACGTATTATTACGTAATTAGCCCTTATGCATGAGTTACTGTATTTCAGAAGATAATTGAAATATCGTCATCTGTCAAACAGTCAAAAAGTACATTGACATTGTAAGTGG
The window above is part of the Mytilus edulis chromosome 6, xbMytEdul2.2, whole genome shotgun sequence genome. Proteins encoded here:
- the LOC139528100 gene encoding uncharacterized protein, which codes for METAANQNFDEMVDFREIIREIKTVKEKLKSATIEIEKLKDQNDNLQTAMIKMETKHTDVLTEMKIDLETLKSICQHQDVSAKKLHKDRSLQLFTYNFTVEVENHTKIHPSPEFKDEDKGTLFNIVEPKSRLYEEKRLLLPQLTTPGAILTKVAFYARVKESMHDLGFNQAISFESVVLDTHNAFHGTSGVFTAPRAGNYAFWGNVVCYPNKYLEYYLVKDGVEITGGLCGNQNFWGSSTILAACQLDTGNKVWIHMDGNDHSSGNLIYRFHTSFLGFSLN